The Pseudoxanthomonas suwonensis sequence GCCGATGCGCCAGTACGACGCCCCGCAGCTGCGCGAGGCCGCCGCGCTGCTGGCCGACTGGCCGCTGGTGGCCAGCGGCACCGAGGGCTACCGCACCGCCGAGGTGACCCTGGGCGGGGTGGACACCGATGGCGTGTCCTCCAGCACGATGCAGTCGCGGCTCGTGCCGGGCCTGTACTTCGTCGGCGAGGTGCTGGACGTGACCGGCTGGCTGGGCGGCTACAACTTCCAGTGGGCCTGGGCCTGCGGGCACGCGGCCGGCACGGCGCTGGGCTGACCGGTCCTGCCTCCACCACCACGGCCGCGTCGGCTTTCCTGTAGGAGCCCACTTCAGTGGGCGACACGGGCGTCGGAATGCCGGGGGAGTCGCCTGTGCCGACGGCGTCGTGTCGCCGGCTGAACCCGGCTCCTACAACAGCAGCGCCGCGACCGCCTTTCTGTAGGAGCTGACTTCAGTCGGCGACACGGGCGTCGGAACCATGAGGGCGTCGCCTGTGCCGAGGACGTCGTGTCGCCGGCTGAACCCGGCTCCTACAACGGCGGTGGCGGTGCGCGGGTTCGTGAACGATGCGGCGATCGATGTCCAGTGCAGCAGGTCGCCTGTAGCAAGCCCCGCGATTTCACCGCCGTTTGACGCTCCACGGCGGCCAATAGGCTCCGGCCGCGGCACTCGCGGCAACGGAGCGCCCGCATGCTGGACAGCCTGTTCGAAATGGCGATGCCGTGGTGGGAGTTCGTGCTGCGCGCCGTGGTGGTGTACGTGGTGGTGCTGGTGCTGGTGCGGGTGACCGGCAAGCGCACCGTTGGCCAGTTCACTCCCTTCGACCTGCTGCTGGTCGTGCTGCTCGGCACCGCAGTGCAGAACTCGCTGATCGGGGAGGACACCTCGCTGGTCGGCGGCCTGATCCTGGCGGCCACGCTGCTGGCGCTGAACTGGGCGGTGGGCTTCGCCACCGCGCGCAACCGGCGGCTGGACAGGATCATCGAGGGCGAGCCGGTGGTGCTGGCGCGCAACGGCGAGGTCTTCTGGCACGTGCTGCGCCGGCAGAACGTCAGCCGCGCCGACTTCGAGGCGGCCAAGCGCGAGGCCGACTGCGCCGAGGATGCGCGGATCGGGATCGCGGTGCTGGAGACCAGCGGCGACATCACCCTGATCCGCCGCGACGACTGAACGCTTCATCGGGCGCGCGGGGATTTTCACCCGCTTCCGACGGCGAGACTGGGATGCTCGTCCCGACAGGGGTGGAAATGCCGGCGACGCCGGCCTGCAGCGGGCAACGGACCATGGACAACGGGCAAGCGCCGCGGCGGCAAGCGGTGGTGATCGACCTCGACCGCGAGCGCGAACACTGGCGCCAGCGCTACCACGCGCTGCCGCGGGCGCGGGCGATGCGCACCTTCGCCCGCTACTGGCCAGTGCTGTGCGCGGCCTACGACGTCTACCTCAACCACCCGCGCGCGCCGCGCGACGAGGCCGAGCGCCTGTACCTGCTGCGCGAGGACGTGGCCGCCAGCCTGCTGACCGAGGACGAGGCGCGCGCGGTGTTCGAGCGGGCCTGGGCGCGGCTGGAAGATGCCGCCGGGGTCGTCGACGCCGTCGACACCGCCTAGCGGCGCAGGCGCCCGCCACAGCGTCGCGGCGGGCGCCGGCCCGCTCCCGCACCGGCGCGTCCTGTCGGCCCATTCCCGGTTTCGTCGCAGCGGGGGTTCCGGCCGCGCGGCGGGCCGCTATGCTCCGCGGCACCGAAACGCTCCCGGTGCCCCGTGTCCGCCAGCCTGTTCCTGATCCTGCGCATCCTCTTCGCCTGGGTAGTGGCGATCATGCTCGCCGGCTTCGTCTGGGGCGGGATGTTCGGCGATGTCGGCGGCTTCTTCTGGCTGCTGGCCCTGGGCGCGATGGTGCTGGCGATGCTGGGCGCGGTGACCCATCTGCGCCGGGTCCGGCTGGCCGCCGGCCGCCTGGACGCGGCGGTGCTCAGCAACCACCAGCAGCGCCGGATCGAGGTGCCGATGGATGCGGGCGCGGCCTTCGAGCTGGTCGAGGCGGCGGTGCGCGAACTGCCGCGGATCGAGGACATCGAGGCCTCGCGCGGCAGCCTGCAGGTGCGCGCCCGGGTGCGCCGCAGCGATCCGTTCGGCGGCACCCAGCCTTCGCGCTGGAACGTGCTGGCGCGGCTGGCGATCACCCATGACCGGGTGCTGGCCACGGTGGTGCCCGGCGAGGGCACCAGCGGCGTGACCCTGCTGTGCGAGCCGGACGCGCCGCACTGGGTCGACCTGTTCGCGCTGGACGAGGGCACCAGCTACGAGAACGCCGAGGCGCTGCTGCGCTCGGTCACCCGCCGCGTCGCCGAGCAGCGCCGCGACGAGCAGGCGCAGGCCGAGCGCAGCGCCACCGACAACGCGCTGACCGTGGCCCGCCTGAACCTGCTGCAGGCCCAGGTCGAGCCGCACTTCCTCTACAACACCCTGGCCAACGCCCAGGTGCTGGCGCGCACCGATCCGCCGCGCGCCGACGAGATGCTCGGCCACCTGATCCAGTACCTGCGCCGCTCGCTGCCGCGCGAGCACGACACCCTGTCCACCCTGGGCGAGGAACTGGAGCGCACCCGCGCCTACCTGGAGATCCTCAAGATCCGCATGGGCGCGCGCCTGGAACTGAAGGTCGAGGTGCCCGACGCGCTCAAGGCGCTGCGGCTGCCGTCGATGATGCTGCAGACCCTGGTGGAGAACGCGATCAAGCACGGCCTGGAGCCCAAGCCCGGCGGCGGCACCGTGTGGATCCTGGCGCGCCGCTTCGACGACCACGCCACGGTCACCGTCGCCGACGACGGCCAGGGCTTCGGCACCACCACCGCCGGCACCGGCATCGGCCTGAAGAACGTGCGCGAGCGGCTGCGCCTGACCTGGGGCGAGCGCGCCGGCTTCTCGATCGTGTCCAACTTCCCCAGCGGCGTGGCCGCGACCCTGACCCTGCCGCTGCCCGAGGCGCTGCCGTCCGGTGCGGCGCCCGCCGCCGGAGAACCTTCCCATGTTTGATTGCGTCGTCGCCGAGGACGAGGAACTGCTGCGCACCTCGCTGCTGCTGCAGCTGGGCGAGGTCTGGCCGGGGCTGCGGATCGTGGCCGAGTGCGAGGACGGCGCCAGCGCGCTGGAGGCCATCGCCGAGCACAAGCCGGACGTGGCCTTCCTCGACATCCGCATGCCCGGCCTGACCGGGATCGAGGTCGCCGCGGCGCTGGCCGAAGTGAGCCCGCGCACCCAGGTGGTGTTCGTCACCGCCTATGACCAGTACGCGATCGACGCCTTCGAGCAGGGCGCGGTCGACTACCTGCTCAAGCCGGTGGCGCGCGACCGCCTGCAGGCCACGGTGCAGCGGCTGCAGGCGCGGGTGGCGGCAGGCCGCCCGGACCCGGCCACGCTCGACGCGCTGCTGCGGCACCTGGCGCAGCGGCCCTCCGAGCCGGCCGCGCCGCCGCCGCTGGCCTGGATCACCGCCAACAGCGGCCGCGAGACGCGGCTGATCATGCTCGACGAGGTCGCCTACTTCCGCGCCGACAGCAAGTACACGGTGGTGGTGACCGCCGACGGCGAGGCATTGCTTCGCACCCCGCTGAAGGAACTGCTGGAGGCGCTGGACCCGCACCAGTTCCGGCAGATCCACCGCTCCACCATCGTCAACCTCAAGGCGGTGGCCTCGGTGGTCCGCGACGACAGCGGCAAGGGCACGCTGCGGCTCAAGGGCCGCGACGAGACCCTGCCGGTGAGCGCGCCGTTCATGGCGCTGTTCCGCGGAATGTGAACGGACGCCGTCGCCGCGTTGCGACGGTCGATTGCCCCCATGCATCCAGAAGGAGTTGCCCGCATGACGATCCAGCACGTCCCCCGTCCCCGACCCGTTCCCTGCGTGCGCGCCGCCGCGCCGCCAGCTTCGTCCGCCGAGGTGTGAAATGCGCCTGTTGACCGCCCTGTTTTCCTGCGTGCTGTCGCTGTTCGGCTGCGACACGCGCCCGACCACGACCAGCATCACCCGCATCGTCGACAGCGGCAGCGAGACCTTGTTCAGCAAGACCACCCTGGTCGACGGCGTGGCCACGTTCGAGTGCTTCGCCAGCGCCAGCGGCGGCTGCCACTACCGGATCTACGAAGAGCGCTGCGACGCCGCGGCCGCCGCGGCCACGACCGGTGCCGCCAGCGCGTGCCGGCAGCAGACCCTCGACGCGTTCGACCTGACCGTGGGCAAGCGCCACCGGGTGGAAGGCCTGCCGGCCGGCTTCCGTCACTGCGTGGCGGCCCAGGACGCGGCAAGCCAGGACGCGGCCCGCTGCGCCTGAGCGCGGCGGACGCGGCGGCTCAGGCGC is a genomic window containing:
- a CDS encoding sensor histidine kinase, with protein sequence MSASLFLILRILFAWVVAIMLAGFVWGGMFGDVGGFFWLLALGAMVLAMLGAVTHLRRVRLAAGRLDAAVLSNHQQRRIEVPMDAGAAFELVEAAVRELPRIEDIEASRGSLQVRARVRRSDPFGGTQPSRWNVLARLAITHDRVLATVVPGEGTSGVTLLCEPDAPHWVDLFALDEGTSYENAEALLRSVTRRVAEQRRDEQAQAERSATDNALTVARLNLLQAQVEPHFLYNTLANAQVLARTDPPRADEMLGHLIQYLRRSLPREHDTLSTLGEELERTRAYLEILKIRMGARLELKVEVPDALKALRLPSMMLQTLVENAIKHGLEPKPGGGTVWILARRFDDHATVTVADDGQGFGTTTAGTGIGLKNVRERLRLTWGERAGFSIVSNFPSGVAATLTLPLPEALPSGAAPAAGEPSHV
- a CDS encoding LytR/AlgR family response regulator transcription factor gives rise to the protein MFDCVVAEDEELLRTSLLLQLGEVWPGLRIVAECEDGASALEAIAEHKPDVAFLDIRMPGLTGIEVAAALAEVSPRTQVVFVTAYDQYAIDAFEQGAVDYLLKPVARDRLQATVQRLQARVAAGRPDPATLDALLRHLAQRPSEPAAPPPLAWITANSGRETRLIMLDEVAYFRADSKYTVVVTADGEALLRTPLKELLEALDPHQFRQIHRSTIVNLKAVASVVRDDSGKGTLRLKGRDETLPVSAPFMALFRGM
- a CDS encoding DUF421 domain-containing protein; the encoded protein is MDSLFEMAMPWWEFVLRAVVVYVVVLVLVRVTGKRTVGQFTPFDLLLVVLLGTAVQNSLIGEDTSLVGGLILAATLLALNWAVGFATARNRRLDRIIEGEPVVLARNGEVFWHVLRRQNVSRADFEAAKREADCAEDARIGIAVLETSGDITLIRRDD